The following is a genomic window from Takifugu rubripes chromosome 13, fTakRub1.2, whole genome shotgun sequence.
TATGTATTTATTAATGTATATCATATTGCCCGTTCTGTCTGATAACCATCTATCACTAATATCAgatctgattttaaaaaatatattggATTTTGGTGGGTATTTTATGTGGTGGCTAACATTTAGCCATTTTTTGTCGCTCTATGCAAATATGACATATGTTTGTTACGAAGTTTGTCTCATAGATTAAGGAATAAGtagatttttaaaatgcaccaTATTGTTGACTATTTAGCTGCCTGTGTCTAAAATTTTACTGaatatttttccatttcttccagCCCCGTAGAAGTTTTTTTCCTAAACAATGTTCCAGACAAGATGGGGCAGGCACTGTGCATATGCTCCCCCAGCTCCATCACCattgaaaacaaaaaatattACTTTGTTCAAAAACTAGCTGAAGGGTAAGGTAACGTCAACATTACACCAATTGTAAAACTGCTTTAGCAATTGTGGATCTAATGAGTAAATCGATCTCTTACTTCTGTCTATGGTTTCCAGTGGATTCAGTTATGTGGATAAAGTTGAAGGAGCAAAGGACGGGCACTATTATGCTGTAAAAAGGATCCTGTGCCATGACCGTGAGGGACGCCAGGAGGCACAGACAGAAGTGGAGATGCATCAGCTCTTTAATCATCCCAACATCTTAACCCTGGTTGCTCACACTTTTATTGATATTGGAGGCAAGACTGAAGCTTGGTTACTCCTGCCTTATTTTACAGTAAGTTGATGAGCCATTCTGTCTGGACTGATGTAGCATAAATGATAGAATGCTGATATTTTGCTGTGTTTCTATAAACAGAATGGTACCCTTTGGTGTCTCCTGGAGAAGCTTCGAGACAGAGCAAAATTCTTGTGTGAAAATGAGGTCTTGGAAATTCTTCATGGTATCTGCTCTGGACTCAAGGCCATGCATGATAAAGGTTATGCGCACAGGTATTTGCTTCCTATTGATGTGTACGTACAAAAAACATCCATTTTGGCCATTAGTTGTGTCCTAATTCCATATAATGTTTGGAACATCTTTATATTTAAGGAGAACAGGCTTCAACCCTTGAAGTGTTTCACTCTGTCACTATCTGAAAAGAATACAGAAGCTACAATTTTAAAGTCTTGAAATTCATTTGTTGCTAGAAATGTCTTAACAAAAGTTGTAGCTACCTCACATGTCATTTATTTGCTCTTTTTGATAGGGACCTGAAGCCCACAAATGTGCTTCTAGATGAAGAGAACAGACCGGTTTTGATGGACCTGGGCTCCATGAGCCGTGCCAGGATTGAAGTAAAGACACCATCTCTTGATGAGCAGTAATGGCATTGGTCAAACACAGAAATCAAACTATAATCTGACTACTTTTTAGGTCAGAGGAAGTAAAGAGGCCATGACATTACAGGATTGGGCTGCCCAGAAATGCACCATTTCCTACAGAGCCCCTGAACTCTTCAACGTGGAGAGCCACTGCATCATTGATGAGCGGACTGATATTTGGGTGAGCTGTGTGGACATTGTTTGGAAAGCCTAGAATAAACGTAACAGTGTTTGGCCTGTTTTTGACAACCTTTTTAAATTGATTATTCTTCAACACTTGTGCAGTCACTTGGCTGTGTGCTTTACTGTATGATGATGTTGGAGGGGCCATACGACATGATCTTTCAGAAGGGGGACAGTGTTGCTCTGGCAGTCCAGAATCCAGTTTCCATCCCACAGCCCTGTCGGTCAGTAACAGTGCATCTTATAGGGCATCTGAAAGATTAAAAAAGTTtataatgaaatgaaaaagtcaaaataaatatCATATAATGAGTTACCAGTCCGAGGTGTATTTAACTGTATTACTTAACATTACATTCCCATTGTTCCCAGTTTCTCCCAGAGTCTACAGACGCTGCTTAGTTCCATTATGGTGTCAAACCCCCAAGAGAGACCAGATATCAAGTGGATTCTTGACCAGGTACAGGTCCTGAAAGCCCAAACCCCTGTGGTGTGACATGTGGGTTTGCTGGATATGGGCATTCCTTGGAAACTACTCTTATGTAGATCTTGATGGCATCTATTAAAAACAGTAAGAATAAAAAACTCCATTGAACATGGAGAATAAAAGGTATTGGGTAATAGTTGAATTAGTTACTAGGCTGCTGTCAATGTCAAATCATCTGAGTGGCCTTATATGTAATTTAGCCCTGAAGCATTACGTTCCATACTGTCTCAATGATGAAGTAACCTGCATATGTTTAAAACTGATTAAGTGATTAAGTGATGTTAGTTTAAGAGGTGCTGGTTATGTTGTCTTTTGACAAAGCCTGGTTAGGCATTAGTCTtttaatatgtattttttttaattaaatgactGGTACTCGTGGCCTCGGCGAATTCTATAAACATTTTTCTAGTGcatatttgctgttttaataaaaaaaaaaaaaactattatgCACATGCTTGCTTACCCTCCAGAGCTGAACAGTCACTATCACGTACCAAATTTATGACGTATACCCTGCCGGTTATTAAttctaatattttttttcttcctctttgccTCGTTTTATCCGCATTCCTATCATGTAGTGTGATAACGTTGGTGCTTAAGCTGCAATGACGCATGTAAACACGGGGAGGCGCTGTGTCGCCACAAGTATCTGCTCGTACGGTTCATGTTTTTGTTaatagaaatgaaagaaagaaaaatccttttGAGATGGTGCTGTGACTGCACACATTAGTcttcttttaaaacaatttacatTTCATTGATTTAAAGTTTTCTCTCAGGGTTTATCCACATCTCAAAGAGCTGGTCCTTTTTAATGTTACTAATGTTACTTTCCTCAATCTGTGATATTATGTAATTGTATTAAGATTGATAAAGAGTTAATTTATGAATTGGTGGACATCCTGTATAGTGGGGGTTTCAACAAGTCAGGGGGGTTGTCAACAGGAAACTTGTGCTTATTTTGACAGAGATATTGAGATTTTGTCATTTGATTCTAACAAATGACTTTACATTATTTCAGTTCATATCTCACAACACAGTAAATATTAAGTGTATAGCACTGTCTTGTATTTTGAAattcaaaatatatttaaaacaacTTCTAAACAATAAAATCAATGAAAGTATGTGGATATATAATGTGTTAGCTGTGTCTGATCCTTCACGTCTTTTTCTGCCACATCTTCAAACAAATTCTTCAAATGTTCACACGCAAGTGGCAGCATTggtatttttaatatttgtgcCTGATGGTATAATCGTTCTGTGATAGTTCTTATATAAGGAATTGTTCCTTGAACAGATTACGTAGTTTATGAGTGATAGTGAGATGCTATCTTTATCAGCCAGTCTGTGGATAAAGATGGTATCACTTTTGCTATCAAGCACTTGACTGGCACattcaacaaaagaaaaatgagggGGAAATTAATGTATGAAAAACAATATCATCCCAACAGAGGCATATGTCTGCATTTCTTTGGCTATTTCTAACGTATCGCAGTTCTGAGGATTCTAAAGCTAATTCCCACTTAATCaggcacaaacaacaacagagccATAACATAACACCGTAACACCaatgtttaaaatgatcataactttttatgtaaaaaaagGCCCAAGGATACGCCGTGATTGAATTATGATGTCACAAATGATTTGTTCTTCCCCGAGGACTGGCTTGGGGTGGAGGTGTTTATGTCTCTGCCCCCACCGTTGGTGCCCGCCAGCACACGCTCCAGATTGCCTGAAATGATGTCATACAAGACACGCTCAAGGTCGACTCAGTGTTTTCTAGCATTTTTTCCACCAATTTTGAGTGTTTGTTAGCAgatggtttgtgtgtttgaatctGTTTCACCCATTCACAACCCAACGTGCTTTAGTTTTCACCCTCGAAACAATCCACAGGCTTTACAGCGCTGGCGGTGAATCAGTTAGTATATTATTTAATTAGCAAAGCATTATAGGTCACATTGGCACCGTGCCCCTGCACTCCTGCCCTGGGCCTTATTTTAAATTTCTCATCTTTGGACCCATGTGGCCCCAACAATGTCAACCTATATGTTTGAAATAAGCATGCACAAGTTTCTTTCGGAGCAATTTCTGGATGGTGCCGCTGGGAAgtttctgctgctactgccagACCGGAGCTGCTATTTCTTTAAAGCTTTATGTGTTCAGGCCGAGAACTGCTGTCACTCAAGTCCAGATTAGtcttggctgcagcagaaagagggagaaataTGGACATTACGTCTGCCCTGCTGAGTGGATGAGTTATGACTTTGTGTTTGCGATGGAGGTGTCCTTTTCATCCCGGAgcttttctctctgctcatTAATTCACGGGAGTGTTTGGGTTAAAATGCATAATGAGTTAATTAAGGAGGATTGGCGTAATCAGGAAAGGTATTGGCTTAATTACTGGCTCAGGGCCAGACGATCTGTCCTCACAGAGATCAGCGGCCGGACCCTGTCCACGCCGCTCGCTAATTTAATTAAGTGTACAAAATGCTACACCTTAACGTCACCCTCGGGGGCAATTATGGCAGTAAAGATTGAAAGATCTCCACCGGGGGAGGGGGTATTTTACTTACTGGCAAGAGATTGCCTGTGTCAGTTAGCTGATTGCATTGATTATATTGATTTGTAACAGCTTTTCGGGTAATTTCATCTACAAAGGTGAGAGCAACATGTTGGCCAGgggacttttttaaaatttattctttatttatttagaccCTGGACTCTTTTGCCAAGTGATTAGATGAAATGGACCCCTACAATAAGTCTTTTAAAGTGGGAGTTGGGGAGGGAAGATCGATAGTTTTTATTTGCTGTATAAGGTCAGTGGAGGTTGGATGTTATGAATTTTTTAAAGGCATCAAAACTCCTTCACCCTAAGTAAAAGTACTGCTGCAAAAGCAGCTAAAACCAGCAACTCTGAAAGACTGGAAGGGTCCAGCATATCAGAAATACATACCGTAAACTAATGAATTGACCCAGTAAATGTGATTGTTCTTCTATTAAACCTTCTAACCATAGGAAGAAATCAGAAATATTTGGGTTGTGGGGGACTGGGAGACAGATCTGGTCCTCTTAAATCAAAACTTGGCTTTTATTCTTTGGTAATTCCTGATGTATAAAATGCATCATAGGTTGTAAAGTGTTGGTAAATACAGCTCTCTGCTGATTTAGGCATGAAGTTTGCATTTTTCTCtaaagtaaaattaaaaaacacatcaaaccagCAAATGAAACATTCATCAGTCTTTTTACAGAGGAAATC
Proteins encoded in this region:
- the stk16 gene encoding serine/threonine-protein kinase 16, with amino-acid sequence MGQALCICSPSSITIENKKYYFVQKLAEGGFSYVDKVEGAKDGHYYAVKRILCHDREGRQEAQTEVEMHQLFNHPNILTLVAHTFIDIGGKTEAWLLLPYFTNGTLWCLLEKLRDRAKFLCENEVLEILHGICSGLKAMHDKGYAHRDLKPTNVLLDEENRPVLMDLGSMSRARIEVRGSKEAMTLQDWAAQKCTISYRAPELFNVESHCIIDERTDIWSLGCVLYCMMMLEGPYDMIFQKGDSVALAVQNPVSIPQPCRFSQSLQTLLSSIMVSNPQERPDIKWILDQVQVLKAQTPVV